A genomic window from Bdellovibrionota bacterium includes:
- a CDS encoding orotidine 5'-phosphate decarboxylase, giving the protein MKLSEKWTRAVRANGSILCAGLDPAEPEQGRSPSLPKGASKVDWSIRFVEKIAPFCAAVKINRNYIKDLSRDETRRLVKKIHDHGMIAIDDSKLADIGDTNDSGFYHAAAEGFDAVTYAPFPGNVAEAAKQAHAHGVGLIVLVVMSNPEFEAIKNAKFGSKKGYEYFSEQVRSADADGVVLGAPSEKNRIREEELREVRSIVGDRLVLMPGIGAQGGEAGPLLRLFGDRVIANVGRAILYAPKPEDEARKMQQLLDGLRSKADVK; this is encoded by the coding sequence GTGAAGCTTTCCGAAAAATGGACGAGAGCGGTCCGCGCAAACGGTTCGATTCTCTGCGCCGGATTGGACCCGGCGGAACCGGAGCAGGGGCGGAGCCCTTCTTTGCCGAAAGGAGCCTCCAAAGTCGATTGGTCGATCCGTTTTGTAGAGAAGATCGCTCCGTTTTGCGCGGCCGTGAAAATCAACCGTAACTACATCAAGGACCTCTCGCGGGACGAGACCCGGCGCCTGGTCAAAAAAATCCACGACCATGGAATGATCGCGATCGACGACAGCAAGTTGGCCGATATCGGCGACACCAACGATTCCGGGTTTTATCACGCGGCCGCGGAAGGGTTCGACGCGGTCACTTACGCGCCGTTCCCCGGAAACGTCGCCGAGGCGGCGAAACAGGCGCACGCCCACGGAGTCGGCCTTATCGTTTTGGTGGTGATGTCCAATCCCGAATTCGAGGCGATCAAGAACGCGAAGTTCGGTTCCAAAAAAGGATATGAGTATTTTTCCGAGCAGGTGAGGTCGGCCGATGCCGACGGCGTGGTGTTGGGCGCGCCGAGCGAAAAGAATCGGATCCGTGAGGAGGAACTTCGGGAAGTGAGGTCGATTGTCGGTGACCGGCTGGTCCTGATGCCGGGAATCGGAGCGCAAGGAGGGGAGGCGGGTCCTCTGCTCCGCCTGTTCGGCGATCGGGTGATCGCGAACGTCGGGCGTGCGATTCTTTATGCTCCAAAGCCGGAGGACGAGGCCAGGAAGATGCAACAGTTGCTCGACGGTCTCCGGTCCAAGGCGGATGTGAAGTGA